The Verrucomicrobiia bacterium genome has a window encoding:
- a CDS encoding PEP-CTERM sorting domain-containing protein, with the protein MKNSKLIIIAATLIIWWQHVSLAQGFVNLDFESVIPPLVPSPGGFVPASNALPGWTAYLGGNPQTGVYYNSFALDAAAVILEDPASGFSIIQGSYSVYLQSATIGVPSGSSLSAGIGQTGMIPSDAMSVFFVAGFGVPQVTFAGQEIQVTALGASSGYTLYGGDVSMFANQTGELLFSVTRQGSTRQQVLLDNIYFSPSAVPEPSALSLLALGLLGLGWRQWGKVRT; encoded by the coding sequence ATGAAGAATTCAAAACTCATTATCATTGCGGCAACCCTCATTATTTGGTGGCAACATGTTTCACTTGCCCAAGGGTTTGTGAATTTAGATTTTGAATCCGTAATTCCGCCGCTAGTTCCTAGCCCCGGCGGATTTGTTCCAGCATCCAACGCGCTGCCAGGATGGACGGCATATCTTGGGGGCAATCCGCAGACCGGAGTATACTATAACAGTTTCGCGCTTGATGCGGCTGCAGTCATCCTCGAAGACCCTGCTTCTGGCTTTTCAATAATTCAAGGAAGCTACTCAGTATATTTGCAATCGGCCACCATCGGAGTGCCTTCTGGTTCCTCATTGAGCGCGGGAATCGGCCAAACAGGAATGATTCCTTCTGATGCAATGTCGGTGTTTTTTGTTGCGGGCTTCGGCGTGCCGCAGGTGACATTCGCCGGTCAGGAAATACAAGTCACTGCTTTGGGGGCCTCCTCTGGCTACACGCTTTACGGCGGGGATGTTTCCATGTTTGCGAACCAAACTGGAGAATTGCTCTTTTCCGTTACCCGGCAGGGAAGCACCCGGCAACAGGTCTTGTTGGACAATATTTACTTCTCGCCCTCCGCTGTTCCCGAGCCCAGCGCGTTGAGTTTGCTTGCCCTCGGTCTGCTTGGGCTGGGTTGGCGCCAATGGGGGAAGGTCCGCACATGA
- the thiH gene encoding 2-iminoacetate synthase ThiH: MSFVAEFNSLPLAELARRSQTTRREAAQAAIAKASLTLADFAQLISPAAGELLEPMSRRSQALTQQRFGKVIRLFAPLYLSNECINNCKYCGFSRDNPILRVTLTLDEVRREAVAIKAQGFRNVLLVAGEHPKFVSNHYLRDCVAALHADVPSVSLEVGPMETHEYVPLVQAGADGLVVYQETYDRTIYDEMHTAGPKKNFDWRVETPERAYAAGFRRIGLGALYGLADWRYEALAVAAHCAHLLRHCWKAYYTISLPRLRPCAGEFQPLTHMTDRDLVQLVCAFRLMFPDVGLVLSTRESPKLRDGLFPLGITLASAGSHTEPGGYTGAGKEHIHQTVRGRIVETGASEWAPAKGSATAATGQFNIADERPSHEVAEVIRRLGYEPVWKDWDAALTA, from the coding sequence GTGAGTTTTGTTGCTGAATTCAATTCGCTGCCGCTCGCCGAGCTGGCCCGCCGTTCCCAAACGACCCGCCGGGAGGCCGCGCAAGCGGCCATCGCCAAAGCCAGCCTCACGCTGGCGGATTTCGCGCAACTGATTTCGCCGGCGGCGGGCGAACTGTTGGAGCCCATGAGCCGCCGTTCCCAGGCGCTCACGCAACAACGTTTCGGCAAGGTCATCCGCCTCTTCGCACCGCTTTACCTTTCCAACGAATGCATCAACAACTGCAAATACTGCGGCTTCTCGCGCGACAATCCGATTTTGCGCGTGACGCTCACCCTCGATGAGGTGCGGCGTGAGGCGGTGGCGATCAAGGCGCAGGGCTTCCGCAACGTGCTGCTCGTGGCGGGCGAGCACCCGAAGTTCGTTTCGAACCATTACCTGCGCGATTGTGTGGCGGCGTTGCATGCCGACGTGCCCAGCGTATCGCTCGAAGTCGGTCCGATGGAGACGCACGAATATGTGCCGCTGGTGCAGGCGGGCGCGGACGGGCTGGTCGTGTATCAGGAAACCTACGACCGCACGATTTACGACGAGATGCACACGGCGGGACCGAAGAAGAATTTCGACTGGCGCGTGGAGACACCGGAACGCGCCTACGCCGCCGGCTTCCGCCGCATTGGTTTGGGGGCGCTTTATGGTCTGGCCGACTGGCGTTACGAGGCGCTCGCGGTGGCGGCGCATTGTGCCCATCTGCTGCGCCATTGCTGGAAGGCCTATTACACCATTTCGCTGCCGCGCCTGCGGCCCTGCGCGGGCGAGTTCCAGCCGCTCACGCACATGACGGACCGCGACCTCGTGCAACTGGTCTGCGCGTTCCGCCTCATGTTTCCGGACGTGGGCCTGGTGCTTTCGACGCGTGAATCACCGAAGCTGCGCGACGGGTTGTTTCCGCTCGGCATCACGCTGGCGAGCGCGGGCAGTCACACCGAACCGGGCGGTTACACCGGGGCTGGCAAGGAACACATCCATCAGACCGTGCGCGGGCGCATTGTGGAGACGGGCGCGAGCGAATGGGCGCCGGCCAAGGGCAGCGCGACCGCGGCCACGGGCCAGTTCAACATCGCGGATGAGCGTCCCTCCCACGAAGTGGCGGAGGTCATCCGCCGGCTGGGCTACGAACCGGTGTGGAAGGATTGGGACGCGGCACTGACGGCGTGA